The following proteins are co-located in the Fimbriiglobus ruber genome:
- a CDS encoding sigma-70 family RNA polymerase sigma factor, producing the protein MWPNHEQTDRLLNDARDGKTGAVDALLGHFREPLRKVIDLRLDPVLVRRVDASDIVQDVLLEANQRLTDYLKSPNMPFHLWLRHLAQDRIIDTHRRHRLAQRRSVDKEQPIARPAWADDSSNALVAQLIDHERTPASEAIQGELARRLANAVNELAEDDREIILMRHHEQLANQDVARALGLTEAAASMRYLRALRRLRIVLVPDGGTEPPE; encoded by the coding sequence ATGTGGCCGAATCACGAACAAACCGACCGACTCCTGAACGACGCCCGCGACGGCAAAACCGGGGCTGTCGACGCCCTTCTGGGGCACTTCCGCGAACCGCTCCGCAAGGTGATCGACCTCCGGCTCGATCCCGTCCTCGTGCGGCGGGTGGACGCGTCCGACATCGTTCAGGACGTGTTGCTGGAGGCGAATCAGCGGCTCACGGATTATCTCAAATCGCCGAATATGCCGTTCCACCTGTGGTTGCGGCACCTCGCCCAGGATCGCATCATCGACACCCACCGCCGCCACCGGCTCGCCCAGCGGCGGAGCGTGGACAAGGAGCAGCCGATCGCCCGGCCGGCGTGGGCGGACGATTCGTCGAACGCGCTCGTGGCCCAGCTCATCGACCACGAGCGGACCCCGGCGTCCGAGGCCATCCAGGGCGAACTGGCAAGGCGGCTGGCGAACGCCGTCAACGAACTGGCCGAGGACGACCGTGAAATCATCCTGATGCGGCACCACGAACAACTCGCCAATCAGGATGTCGCGAGGGCACTCGGCCTGACCGAAGCCGCGGCGTCGATGCGCTACCTCCGCGCTCTGCGGCGGCTGCGGATCGTGCTGGTCCCCGATGGCGGGACCGAACCACCCGAATGA
- a CDS encoding Uma2 family endonuclease: MEGDPMNDPSTLERRLITLEEFMSIPEDGVERWVIRGELREKRDTDLRRRGKLHGITEGNVTGLLWTWLQALPQPRGEVVCGDVGLLLRTAPVTIPAGVDVAVVTADQAKQLTARASFFKGPPVLIVEILSANDTQAEVAERVEEYSACGVPLVWVLNPYFRTVTIHRPGIQALALDSTQVITADPELPGFSAPVADFFG, from the coding sequence GTGGAGGGAGACCCGATGAATGACCCGTCAACGCTCGAAAGACGCCTGATAACGCTCGAAGAGTTTATGTCCATTCCGGAAGACGGCGTGGAGCGTTGGGTCATCCGGGGGGAGCTTCGAGAAAAGCGTGATACGGATCTGAGGCGGCGGGGCAAACTTCACGGTATCACCGAAGGCAATGTCACCGGGTTGCTTTGGACGTGGCTCCAGGCGCTGCCTCAACCGCGTGGAGAAGTCGTTTGTGGCGACGTCGGACTCCTGTTGCGGACCGCGCCGGTCACGATACCGGCGGGAGTCGATGTGGCCGTCGTCACGGCAGATCAAGCGAAACAACTAACTGCCAGGGCGTCTTTCTTCAAAGGCCCGCCGGTACTGATCGTCGAAATCCTTTCCGCGAACGACACCCAAGCAGAGGTGGCCGAACGTGTCGAAGAGTATTCGGCGTGTGGCGTACCCCTCGTCTGGGTACTGAACCCCTACTTTCGCACGGTCACCATCCACCGACCCGGTATCCAAGCCTTGGCGTTGGATTCCACGCAAGTCATCACTGCCGACCCGGAGTTACCCGGCTTCTCGGCACCTGTAGCCGATTTCTTCGGCTGA
- a CDS encoding PVC-type heme-binding CxxCH protein, with protein sequence MLPALLLATLIAGADPAVKTPPGGVLPVGADGKPLNLDFETGTLKDWTATGEAFKDQPIKGDAVAARRGDMKSGHQGEYWIGGYEKHSDKPQGTLTSVPFTVTHPWASFLVGGGSWAETCVEIITPADGKVISRTSGLENETMRRVAIDLTKLVGKEIQVRLVDKHSGGWGHLNFDDFRFHSEKPVVPARPARVELAKPDTHKYAGLPPDKAAQVMTVPEGFTVSLFAGEPDVHQPVAFCIDDRGRLWVAEAYTYPQRNRSPGPVLPAAERAGGDRILIFEDTDGDGKFDKRTVFFEVLNLVSGLAVGFDGVWVGAAPYLLFIPHDHATDKAGEPKILLDGWGYQDTHETLNTFVWGPDGYLYGCHGVFTHSNVGKPGTPDKERTPINAGIWRYHPTRHTFEVFSHGTSNPWGLDYNDVGEFFIEACVIPHCFHMIQGGRYQRQGGQHFNPYTYFDIQTIADHRHYVGANPHGGNERSDSMGGGHAHCGLMCYLGGAWPKEYRGELFMGNIHGRRINVDKLTPKGSGYVAGHGPDFLLANDAWARFINLQYGPDGNVYLIDWYDKQACHNGTPEIWDRTNGRIYKVSYRGTKKISGLDLQKCTDDELVKYQLNENDWYVRHARRILQERAAAKKLDPATINALAEIAQKNPDPIRRLRGLWALYVVGGSLAGYMDDKDPAVRGWAVRLTAELLGEGVKVNADSSPGGSAALPSDSADPVVRRNLASALQKVPTSQRWESLAALTSHTEDATDPNLPYLYWYAMEPLAEADTARALDLAAAAKVPLFPLMARRVGAIGTPEAFAVLVSKLSTAKTDDARLVLLTGLNEGLKGRRGVVVPQDWSAAFNALSKSPDAAVRSQALAVAVAFGDAKAFGALRGTLADTNAALPARQAALTALVDAKDKQLPPVLQKLVGEPALRPAAVRGLAAFDDPKTPAVLLAAYASLNPAERRDALATLTARPAYAAALLDAIGSKTIPAADVPAETIRQLRNLNDPKLIAQIAAVWGTVRDTPADRKKIISDWTRKLVAPAKVQPDLAAGRAVFAKVCAQCHTLYGTGGKVGPDITGANRADLGYLLENIFDPSAVIPKEYAATKIDLADGRVVTGIVKEETAATLTVVTANETLSVPVKDIDKRTPSPLSMMPDDLTKQVTERDLRALIAYLRHNAQVPILVNADNAKDFFNGKDLSGWDGDKDVWSVENGEIVGQTKTGLKHNTFLKSAMDVPDFRLAVKVKLTPNGANSGIQFRSVPIEGGEMRGPQADIGAGWWGKLYEESGRGLLVKEGGEQYVKPNEWNDYVVEAIGPTVKIWINGHLCADYTDEKLARRGIIGLQVHSGGPTDVRYKEIKLEVVSEKK encoded by the coding sequence ATGCTCCCCGCGTTGCTCCTAGCCACTCTCATTGCCGGGGCCGACCCCGCGGTGAAGACGCCGCCCGGCGGCGTTCTTCCCGTCGGTGCCGACGGCAAGCCGCTCAACCTCGATTTCGAAACCGGCACACTCAAAGACTGGACGGCCACGGGCGAGGCGTTCAAGGATCAGCCGATCAAGGGCGACGCCGTCGCCGCCCGGCGCGGGGACATGAAAAGCGGCCACCAGGGGGAATACTGGATTGGCGGCTATGAGAAGCACTCGGATAAGCCGCAGGGCACGCTCACGTCGGTCCCGTTCACGGTCACACACCCGTGGGCGAGTTTCCTCGTCGGCGGCGGGTCGTGGGCGGAGACGTGCGTGGAAATCATCACCCCAGCCGACGGCAAGGTGATCTCCCGGACGAGCGGTTTGGAAAATGAAACCATGCGGCGGGTCGCCATCGACTTGACGAAACTTGTGGGGAAGGAGATTCAGGTCCGCCTCGTGGATAAACACTCCGGCGGCTGGGGGCACCTGAATTTCGACGACTTCCGCTTCCACAGCGAAAAGCCGGTCGTGCCCGCGCGACCCGCGAGAGTCGAATTGGCCAAGCCGGACACGCACAAGTACGCCGGACTTCCGCCGGACAAGGCGGCCCAGGTGATGACCGTTCCCGAAGGTTTCACCGTCTCCCTCTTCGCGGGTGAGCCCGACGTCCACCAACCCGTCGCGTTCTGCATCGACGACCGCGGCCGGCTGTGGGTGGCCGAGGCGTACACGTACCCGCAACGGAACCGCAGCCCCGGCCCCGTCCTCCCCGCGGCCGAACGAGCCGGGGGGGACCGGATTCTGATTTTTGAAGACACCGACGGCGACGGGAAATTCGATAAGCGAACTGTCTTCTTCGAAGTGCTGAATCTCGTCTCCGGCTTGGCCGTCGGCTTCGACGGCGTCTGGGTCGGGGCCGCGCCGTACCTGCTGTTCATCCCGCACGACCACGCAACGGACAAGGCCGGCGAGCCCAAGATTCTACTCGACGGCTGGGGCTACCAGGACACGCACGAGACGCTGAACACCTTCGTCTGGGGGCCGGACGGTTACCTGTACGGTTGCCACGGCGTCTTCACGCACTCGAACGTCGGCAAGCCGGGCACGCCCGACAAAGAACGCACGCCGATCAACGCCGGCATCTGGCGGTACCACCCGACGCGGCACACGTTCGAGGTCTTCTCGCACGGCACATCGAACCCGTGGGGCCTGGATTACAACGACGTAGGCGAGTTCTTCATTGAAGCGTGTGTGATTCCGCACTGCTTCCACATGATCCAGGGCGGCCGATACCAGCGGCAGGGCGGCCAGCACTTCAACCCGTACACGTATTTCGACATCCAGACCATCGCCGACCACCGGCACTACGTCGGCGCGAATCCGCACGGCGGGAACGAGCGGAGCGACAGCATGGGCGGCGGGCACGCCCACTGCGGGCTCATGTGCTACCTCGGCGGCGCGTGGCCGAAGGAATACCGTGGCGAACTGTTCATGGGCAACATCCACGGCCGCCGCATCAACGTCGACAAGCTCACCCCGAAGGGCAGCGGCTACGTCGCTGGCCACGGGCCGGACTTCCTGCTGGCGAATGACGCCTGGGCACGGTTCATCAATCTTCAATACGGCCCGGACGGGAACGTCTACCTCATCGACTGGTACGACAAACAAGCCTGCCACAATGGGACGCCCGAAATCTGGGACCGAACGAACGGCCGCATCTACAAGGTCAGCTACCGCGGCACGAAAAAGATCAGTGGCCTCGACCTCCAGAAATGCACCGACGACGAACTGGTGAAGTATCAACTGAACGAGAACGACTGGTACGTGCGGCACGCCCGGCGGATCTTGCAGGAGCGGGCGGCCGCGAAAAAGCTCGACCCCGCAACGATCAACGCCCTCGCGGAAATCGCCCAGAAGAATCCGGACCCGATCCGTCGGCTGCGCGGCCTGTGGGCGCTGTACGTGGTCGGCGGCTCGCTCGCTGGTTACATGGACGATAAGGACCCGGCGGTTCGTGGGTGGGCGGTTCGGCTGACAGCCGAACTCCTGGGCGAAGGGGTGAAAGTGAACGCGGATTCGTCGCCCGGCGGATCGGCCGCGTTGCCTTCGGACAGCGCCGACCCCGTCGTTCGCCGCAATCTGGCTTCCGCATTGCAGAAGGTTCCGACTTCGCAACGCTGGGAATCACTCGCCGCGCTGACCAGCCACACTGAAGACGCGACCGACCCGAACCTGCCGTACCTTTACTGGTACGCGATGGAACCGTTGGCCGAGGCGGACACGGCTCGCGCTTTGGACCTGGCTGCCGCGGCGAAAGTCCCACTCTTCCCGCTCATGGCCCGTCGCGTCGGGGCGATCGGAACACCGGAAGCCTTTGCAGTCCTCGTGTCGAAACTCTCCACTGCCAAGACGGACGACGCCCGACTCGTGCTGCTCACGGGTCTGAACGAAGGCTTGAAGGGCCGCCGTGGCGTAGTCGTGCCTCAAGATTGGTCGGCGGCATTCAACGCACTCTCCAAATCTCCGGACGCGGCCGTTCGCTCGCAAGCCCTTGCGGTGGCTGTCGCCTTTGGTGACGCCAAGGCTTTCGGTGCCCTCCGCGGGACGTTGGCTGATACCAACGCCGCCTTGCCGGCGCGGCAAGCGGCGCTGACCGCCCTGGTCGACGCGAAGGACAAGCAACTGCCGCCCGTGCTGCAAAAGCTCGTCGGCGAGCCGGCGCTCCGTCCAGCCGCCGTTCGCGGGTTGGCCGCGTTCGACGACCCGAAAACTCCCGCCGTACTTCTGGCGGCTTATGCCTCGCTCAACCCGGCCGAGCGGCGCGACGCACTCGCGACCCTCACCGCTCGCCCTGCCTACGCCGCCGCACTCCTTGACGCAATCGGGTCCAAGACGATCCCGGCGGCGGACGTACCGGCTGAAACGATCCGGCAACTCCGCAACCTGAATGACCCCAAACTGATCGCCCAGATCGCCGCTGTCTGGGGCACCGTTCGCGACACACCGGCTGACCGTAAGAAGATCATCTCGGATTGGACGCGCAAGCTGGTTGCGCCTGCGAAGGTTCAACCCGATCTCGCCGCCGGCCGGGCGGTGTTCGCCAAGGTCTGTGCGCAATGCCACACGCTCTACGGCACGGGCGGCAAAGTCGGGCCGGACATCACCGGCGCGAACCGCGCGGACCTTGGCTACCTGCTCGAAAACATTTTCGACCCGTCGGCCGTCATCCCGAAGGAGTACGCGGCGACCAAGATCGACCTCGCGGACGGCCGCGTAGTGACGGGCATCGTCAAGGAAGAAACGGCCGCGACTCTCACCGTCGTCACCGCGAACGAGACGCTATCGGTTCCGGTCAAGGACATCGACAAGCGAACGCCGAGCCCCCTGTCGATGATGCCGGACGACCTGACCAAGCAAGTCACCGAGCGCGACCTCCGCGCCCTGATCGCGTATCTGCGGCACAATGCCCAGGTTCCGATTCTCGTCAACGCGGACAACGCGAAGGATTTCTTCAACGGCAAAGACCTGAGCGGCTGGGACGGCGACAAGGATGTTTGGTCGGTCGAGAACGGCGAGATCGTCGGTCAGACCAAGACCGGGCTGAAGCACAACACGTTCCTCAAGTCGGCGATGGACGTGCCCGACTTCCGGCTCGCGGTAAAGGTCAAGCTGACACCCAACGGCGCCAACAGCGGTATCCAGTTCCGCAGCGTGCCGATCGAGGGCGGCGAGATGCGCGGCCCGCAGGCGGACATCGGCGCCGGCTGGTGGGGCAAGCTCTACGAAGAGAGCGGCCGCGGGTTGTTGGTGAAAGAAGGCGGGGAACAATACGTCAAGCCGAACGAGTGGAACGATTACGTGGTCGAGGCGATCGGGCCGACGGTCAAGATCTGGATCAACGGCCACCTCTGCGCGGACTACACGGACGAGAAACTCGCCCGGCGCGGGATCATCGGCCTCCAGGTTCACTCCGGCGGCCCAACGGACGTGCGCTACAAGGAGATCAAGTTGGAGGTGGTTTCTGAGAAAAAGTAA
- a CDS encoding DUF488 family protein, which translates to MAKRITLFTIGFTKKSAEQFFTKLQAAGVSRVLDVRLNNRSQLAGFAKKDDLAFFLRSIAGIDYAHIPDLAPTQDMLGEYQKSSNGWAAYEVKFLDLIRSRRIEETVRPELLDGGCLLCSEDRPHHCHRRLVAEYLCEKWGDLEIKHLT; encoded by the coding sequence GTGGCGAAACGCATCACACTTTTCACCATCGGGTTTACCAAAAAGTCGGCGGAGCAATTCTTCACCAAGCTCCAAGCGGCCGGCGTGTCGCGCGTACTGGACGTTCGACTCAACAACCGATCGCAACTTGCGGGGTTCGCGAAGAAGGACGACCTCGCGTTTTTCCTCCGATCCATCGCGGGAATCGACTACGCTCACATTCCCGACCTCGCTCCAACTCAGGACATGCTCGGCGAATACCAGAAGAGCTCAAACGGGTGGGCGGCCTACGAAGTGAAATTCCTCGATCTCATCCGCTCGCGGCGGATCGAGGAAACCGTTCGCCCCGAACTGCTCGACGGCGGATGTCTGCTCTGCAGCGAAGATCGTCCCCACCATTGCCACAGACGACTCGTGGCCGAATACCTCTGCGAAAAGTGGGGCGACTTGGAAATCAAACATCTCACCTGA
- a CDS encoding di-heme oxidoredictase family protein, with product MANISLSRQRRWFTFGVLGLSALGLYWGVFSTGLPVWWGPSASAADISAGRELFEHEWTANDPLAHGDGLGPVFNAKSCVFCHFQGGVGGGGEVAHNAVHFEVFPQPGKNEYLTGVLHNSSVTPDDRESLKKLQTLYPTVASPPPPPPPPGHCGYVPPPRPPFDPIRTQSVQTTALFGAGWIDRISSKAIAANQLRRSAGNAVAEFKLDFDRVAVGRVRVLPDGRVGKFGWKAQFATLEEFVAAACANELGLGTPTSAQAKPIHKSGSPDAAPDLDKKQFRKLVAFVDTLPRPVEVASPLATRGKEVFKSVGCAACHVPDLGGVKGIYSDFLLYTLQDPSGGGFPDYGPEPPAEFSRPDHVPPPQEWKTPPLWGVADSAPYMHDGSAWTLSAAILAHKGDAKDVTERFQKLPAADQTAVIKFLESLKAPPDAAPVKTVASVARK from the coding sequence ATGGCTAACATTTCCCTTTCGCGGCAGCGTCGGTGGTTCACGTTCGGGGTGCTGGGCCTTTCGGCCCTCGGCCTCTATTGGGGTGTTTTCTCGACCGGCCTGCCCGTGTGGTGGGGGCCGTCGGCCTCGGCGGCGGACATTTCCGCCGGGCGCGAGCTGTTTGAACACGAGTGGACCGCCAACGACCCGCTGGCCCACGGCGACGGCCTCGGCCCGGTCTTTAACGCGAAATCGTGTGTGTTCTGTCATTTCCAGGGCGGCGTCGGCGGTGGCGGCGAGGTCGCCCACAACGCCGTTCATTTTGAAGTGTTCCCGCAGCCGGGTAAGAACGAATACCTGACGGGCGTTCTGCACAATTCGAGCGTGACGCCCGACGACCGGGAGTCGCTCAAGAAATTGCAAACGCTTTACCCGACCGTGGCTTCCCCGCCGCCGCCCCCACCCCCGCCGGGTCACTGTGGGTACGTCCCGCCGCCGCGCCCGCCGTTCGACCCGATCCGAACGCAGAGCGTCCAAACAACGGCCCTATTCGGGGCGGGGTGGATCGACCGCATTTCGTCGAAGGCGATCGCCGCCAACCAACTCCGGCGCAGCGCCGGCAACGCGGTCGCGGAGTTCAAGCTCGACTTCGATCGCGTCGCCGTCGGCCGGGTCCGGGTTTTGCCCGACGGCCGCGTCGGCAAGTTCGGGTGGAAGGCTCAATTCGCGACCCTTGAGGAATTCGTCGCCGCTGCGTGCGCGAACGAACTCGGGCTGGGCACCCCGACCAGTGCCCAGGCGAAGCCGATTCACAAGAGCGGATCGCCCGACGCGGCCCCGGATCTCGACAAGAAACAATTCCGAAAATTGGTGGCGTTCGTGGACACGTTGCCGCGTCCGGTGGAAGTCGCGAGCCCGCTCGCGACCCGCGGGAAAGAGGTGTTCAAATCGGTCGGCTGTGCCGCGTGTCACGTGCCCGACCTGGGCGGCGTGAAAGGCATCTACAGCGATTTCCTGCTTTATACCCTTCAAGACCCGTCGGGTGGCGGCTTCCCGGATTACGGCCCTGAACCGCCCGCCGAATTCTCCCGGCCGGACCATGTACCGCCGCCGCAGGAGTGGAAGACCCCGCCGCTGTGGGGCGTCGCCGATTCCGCCCCGTACATGCACGATGGTTCTGCCTGGACCCTGAGCGCGGCCATCCTGGCTCACAAGGGTGACGCGAAGGACGTGACCGAACGATTCCAAAAGCTGCCGGCGGCCGATCAGACGGCCGTCATCAAGTTCCTCGAATCCCTGAAAGCCCCGCCGGACGCGGCGCCCGTGAAAACCGTGGCGAGTGTCGCAAGAAAGTAA
- a CDS encoding serine/threonine-protein kinase, protein MAEPVEPPSKPPAAPDLTGRTVGEYQVLRKLGQGGMGQVYLARQLSLKREVALKILNRELSENPTALKRFQAEAEAVARVTHANIVQVYAVGEHDGLRFMALEYIDGRNLRDYLERKGPPDLPVALSIMKQVAAALQRASELGIVHRDIKPENILITRKVEVKVADFGLSRYFAAETEGRALNLTQSGMTLGTPLYMSPEQVQGRTVDHRSDIYSFGITCYHLLAGHPPFRGVTAFDVAVRHVQDNAEPLKAIRPDLPAGLCDVVHKMMAKKENDRYQTARDVIRDLARVQKGQPASAAAVPAAISLMSAPVVVATPLMGSTSVGGVTTSQFVPIPPPSPSGQRWLLRIAGAVLVSGVGVIGWWVFGRTHPPVVPKTSIVGLPDVRPPEPMISTRERELKAKIETNAGKPAEQIAAALDLGILYVHERRLDDADKVFKELETKFAQRPALKNPATIGGRLGEAVVLAHRDKPKESNEAFERVLSGMAKSADLFVDGFLIAHPEFGQLVAEALNRNAENLNITKLPPKLEWLRTPGGLTRGPRGG, encoded by the coding sequence ATGGCCGAACCGGTGGAACCCCCGTCCAAGCCCCCCGCCGCTCCCGACCTGACCGGGCGGACAGTCGGAGAGTACCAAGTCTTGCGCAAACTCGGGCAGGGCGGGATGGGACAGGTCTACCTCGCCCGGCAGCTCTCGCTCAAGCGGGAAGTCGCCCTCAAAATCCTGAACCGCGAACTTTCGGAAAACCCGACCGCCCTCAAGCGGTTCCAGGCCGAGGCCGAGGCCGTCGCCCGGGTCACGCACGCGAACATCGTTCAGGTGTACGCCGTCGGCGAACACGACGGGTTGCGGTTCATGGCCCTCGAATACATCGACGGCCGGAACCTCCGCGACTACCTCGAACGCAAGGGGCCGCCCGACCTGCCGGTCGCCCTGTCGATCATGAAGCAAGTCGCGGCCGCCCTCCAGCGGGCCAGTGAACTTGGCATCGTTCACCGCGACATCAAGCCGGAAAACATCCTGATCACCCGCAAGGTCGAGGTCAAAGTCGCGGACTTCGGCCTGTCCCGGTATTTCGCGGCCGAAACCGAGGGCCGGGCACTCAACCTCACCCAAAGCGGCATGACCCTCGGTACGCCACTTTACATGTCGCCGGAGCAGGTCCAGGGGCGGACGGTCGACCACCGCAGCGACATCTATTCGTTCGGCATCACCTGCTACCACCTGCTCGCCGGGCACCCGCCGTTCCGCGGGGTGACCGCGTTCGACGTGGCCGTCCGACACGTCCAGGACAACGCGGAACCGCTCAAGGCGATTCGCCCCGACCTGCCGGCCGGCCTCTGCGACGTCGTCCACAAGATGATGGCGAAAAAGGAGAACGACCGGTATCAAACCGCCCGCGACGTCATCCGCGACCTGGCGCGGGTGCAGAAGGGGCAGCCGGCGTCCGCCGCGGCCGTCCCCGCGGCGATCTCACTGATGTCAGCCCCGGTCGTGGTCGCGACCCCGCTCATGGGCAGCACATCCGTAGGAGGGGTAACGACCAGCCAATTCGTCCCGATCCCGCCGCCATCGCCCTCCGGTCAACGGTGGCTGCTGCGGATCGCCGGGGCCGTCCTTGTTTCCGGCGTGGGCGTGATCGGGTGGTGGGTGTTCGGCCGCACGCACCCGCCGGTCGTTCCAAAGACTTCGATCGTCGGCCTACCGGACGTCCGCCCGCCTGAGCCGATGATCTCCACCCGGGAGCGTGAACTCAAAGCAAAAATCGAGACGAACGCGGGAAAACCGGCCGAGCAGATCGCCGCCGCCCTCGACCTCGGCATCCTCTACGTTCACGAACGACGACTCGACGACGCGGACAAGGTCTTCAAAGAACTGGAAACCAAGTTCGCCCAACGGCCCGCACTCAAAAACCCCGCCACGATCGGCGGCCGACTCGGCGAGGCCGTCGTCCTCGCCCACCGCGACAAGCCGAAAGAATCGAACGAGGCGTTCGAGCGCGTCCTCAGTGGTATGGCCAAGTCGGCTGACCTGTTCGTCGACGGGTTCCTGATCGCCCACCCGGAGTTCGGCCAGTTGGTGGCCGAAGCGCTCAACCGAAACGCCGAGAACTTGAACATTACCAAACTCCCGCCCAAGCTCGAATGGCTCCGCACTCCCGGCGGCCTGACCCGCGGCCCGCGGGGAGGATAA
- a CDS encoding carbon-nitrogen hydrolase family protein, whose amino-acid sequence MRVGVCQLHSTVGDFDGNLAKVVSGLERAQRDRLDILCFPECYLTGYSDTAEAARAGAFALDSPQMMKILDKSTRFDSTFVDGFNEVRDGDLYNTAAVVHKGHVLGTYSKCTAYMPFHKQGRTFPVFERAGVRFGVVICSDGGYIEPARILATKGAKLILAPHYNYIGAAGLLGHFTTVRADHTARAVENGIHFVRANSVTVGKETGITRSEGVGYGDSYIIDPHGEVLVRSRRHVEDYFFADLDLTYADKNWGVGRSLFSHREFGKYLSEAASEALKK is encoded by the coding sequence ATGCGCGTCGGTGTCTGTCAACTCCACTCGACCGTCGGCGACTTCGACGGCAACCTGGCGAAAGTGGTTAGCGGTCTCGAACGCGCCCAGCGCGACCGCTTGGACATTCTTTGTTTCCCCGAGTGCTACCTGACCGGGTATTCGGACACGGCCGAGGCCGCTCGCGCCGGTGCCTTCGCACTCGATTCGCCGCAGATGATGAAGATACTCGACAAATCCACCCGCTTCGATTCGACGTTCGTGGACGGGTTCAACGAGGTCCGCGACGGCGACCTCTACAACACCGCGGCCGTCGTCCACAAAGGGCACGTCCTCGGCACGTACAGCAAATGCACCGCGTATATGCCGTTCCACAAACAGGGACGAACCTTCCCGGTATTCGAGCGGGCGGGGGTTCGCTTCGGTGTCGTGATCTGTTCCGACGGCGGATACATCGAGCCGGCCCGTATCCTGGCGACCAAGGGAGCCAAGCTAATCCTGGCCCCGCATTACAACTACATCGGCGCGGCCGGTCTCCTCGGGCACTTCACGACGGTCCGGGCAGACCACACGGCGAGGGCCGTGGAGAACGGCATACATTTCGTCCGGGCGAACAGTGTGACGGTCGGCAAGGAAACCGGAATCACCCGGTCCGAAGGCGTGGGCTACGGCGACAGCTACATCATCGACCCACACGGCGAAGTCCTCGTGCGGAGCCGCCGACACGTCGAAGACTATTTCTTCGCCGATCTCGATCTGACGTATGCGGACAAGAATTGGGGCGTCGGCCGGTCGCTCTTCAGCCACCGGGAATTCGGGAAATACCTTTCGGAAGCCGCGAGCGAGGCACTGAAGAAGTAG
- the eutC gene encoding ethanolamine ammonia-lyase subunit EutC encodes MSEPDADHVKSELAPTDSVRLALARTPARVLAGRAGPGYRTGTWLRLREDHAIARDAVRTELDLTRDLGVLVETYRLFEVCTLASSKDEYLARPDLGRKLSEAAITQISAECPCGADLQLVIGDGLSPTAVAAQVPSLVPLLAAEAERRGWRFGRPFAVRYCRVGVLNDVGEVLDPAVVVLLIGERPGLATADGLSAYLAYRPRVGHTDADRNLISNIHANGVPLAEAARRVATLATTMMREQASGVRVKEDLRALGSDALSPNQ; translated from the coding sequence ATGAGCGAACCCGACGCCGATCACGTTAAATCAGAGTTAGCCCCGACCGATTCCGTCCGGCTCGCGCTGGCCCGCACGCCGGCCAGGGTACTCGCCGGGCGAGCCGGGCCGGGGTATCGCACGGGCACCTGGCTGCGGCTCCGCGAAGACCACGCGATCGCGCGGGATGCCGTCCGGACCGAGTTAGATTTAACACGCGACCTGGGAGTGTTGGTCGAGACGTATCGCCTGTTCGAAGTCTGCACACTGGCGAGTTCTAAAGACGAATACCTGGCCCGCCCGGACCTCGGGCGGAAGTTGAGCGAGGCCGCTATCACCCAGATCAGTGCCGAATGCCCATGCGGAGCCGACCTCCAACTGGTGATCGGCGACGGTCTCTCGCCGACGGCCGTCGCCGCCCAGGTTCCGAGTCTGGTGCCGCTCTTGGCCGCCGAGGCCGAGCGCCGCGGCTGGCGATTCGGCCGGCCGTTCGCCGTTCGTTACTGCCGCGTGGGCGTGTTAAACGACGTAGGCGAAGTACTCGACCCTGCGGTGGTCGTCCTCTTGATTGGCGAGAGACCTGGCCTGGCGACGGCCGACGGGCTCTCCGCGTACCTGGCATACCGTCCGCGAGTTGGTCACACAGACGCCGACCGGAACCTGATCTCGAACATCCACGCCAACGGCGTACCTCTCGCGGAGGCAGCCCGCCGGGTGGCGACGCTGGCAACCACCATGATGCGCGAGCAGGCGAGCGGTGTTCGAGTGAAGGAAGACCTGAGGGCACTCGGGTCGGACGCGTTAAGTCCGAATCAATGA